From the genome of Methanobacterium petrolearium, one region includes:
- a CDS encoding rubredoxin, with the protein MNYQCEICHYIYQPEKGDPEAGIEPRTTFEDLPEDWVCPRCGIDKSIFQPMGEKINRPTGKDPLLIMVLGLTQGLWTIAGKGSYSVTRQIGRTFLQELKSKGFNFDDEETSLQSVRSYFVDTHHMAGDIEYSTFEDEVDLKVKNCRFFPVCSQLESRGVLITTCPYTNTAAMAMEEATGYRFRITKKQDGFGHQIRLNKVSKV; encoded by the coding sequence GTGAACTATCAGTGTGAAATCTGCCATTACATCTACCAACCAGAAAAAGGAGATCCTGAAGCAGGGATAGAACCCCGAACCACCTTCGAAGACCTTCCTGAAGACTGGGTCTGTCCAAGATGTGGTATTGATAAATCGATTTTCCAACCCATGGGAGAAAAGATCAACCGCCCTACAGGTAAAGATCCTCTTCTGATAATGGTATTGGGGCTTACTCAGGGCCTTTGGACCATAGCGGGAAAAGGTTCCTATTCTGTAACCCGCCAGATAGGCCGAACATTTCTCCAAGAGCTTAAATCAAAGGGATTCAATTTTGATGATGAAGAAACATCCCTACAATCAGTTCGCAGCTACTTTGTGGACACACACCACATGGCAGGAGATATAGAATACTCCACTTTTGAGGATGAAGTCGACCTTAAAGTGAAAAATTGCCGTTTTTTCCCGGTGTGCAGTCAGCTGGAAAGTCGTGGAGTGTTAATCACCACCTGCCCCTATACCAACACCGCGGCCATGGCCATGGAAGAAGCCACTGGATACAGATTCAGAATAACCAAGAAACAAGACGGATTCGGACACCAAATACGACTCAATAAGGTGTCTAAAGTTTAA
- a CDS encoding ferritin-like domain-containing protein — translation MELINEHEMGICKGTDLEKAVQANFNGETQEVGMYLAMARLAQREGLPEVAEVLKTIAWEEAEHASHFAEMNQIIKPSLKENLEMMLEGETMANNEKKAAAKKAKECDNDPAHDFFDESSRDEARHAKMLKGILERYF, via the coding sequence ATGGAATTGATAAATGAACATGAAATGGGAATTTGTAAAGGAACTGACCTGGAAAAAGCAGTACAGGCCAATTTCAATGGGGAAACACAGGAAGTAGGAATGTACCTGGCAATGGCCAGATTAGCACAGAGAGAAGGACTACCTGAAGTGGCAGAAGTTCTAAAAACCATCGCATGGGAAGAAGCAGAGCATGCATCCCATTTTGCAGAGATGAATCAAATAATTAAACCCAGCCTCAAGGAAAACCTGGAAATGATGCTGGAAGGAGAAACCATGGCCAACAACGAGAAAAAAGCCGCAGCCAAAAAGGCCAAAGAATGTGACAATGATCCAGCCCATGACTTCTTCGATGAAAGTTCCCGTGATGAAGCCCGCCACGCAAAAATGCTTAAAGGAATTCTGGAGAGATACTTCTAA
- a CDS encoding site-2 protease family protein, with product MNVLWYYVILIVIIYILAVLFRDRLKVDVYGPILMRRTKKMRGWIDSIANLSPRFWRWSMNIGIPIAVMAMAFMVYTIIMSLQYMFEAPAAALLLPGVDIPGSPVFIPLVSGIIALILLMVVHEFGHGILARVDGVRIKSIGVILLAILPGAFVELEEEDVEKAKRSVKLRIYAAGSIFNMALAVIALVIVMVISSFFIPYAFEYEGIKITSVTSGGPAEGVLQEGMIVSSINGYPVNTKDEYTDLVLNKTKPGDKLTYVTDQGTYTITSTGQLSNESITYPGFRSETYFVVKPEVSRIYGDILPWFLYNVADIGQWVYALNLMVGLFNLLPIKPLDGGIIFEELLGYKLPEKFVTKIVSSVSIVLVGIVAFIIIYSIVPGIIQMVPGIIQMI from the coding sequence TTGAACGTTTTATGGTACTACGTTATTTTAATTGTCATCATCTATATTTTAGCCGTGTTATTCAGGGATAGATTGAAAGTTGACGTTTATGGACCTATCCTCATGAGAAGAACCAAAAAAATGAGGGGATGGATAGATTCCATAGCCAACCTCTCCCCCCGGTTCTGGCGCTGGAGCATGAACATAGGAATTCCAATTGCAGTCATGGCCATGGCTTTCATGGTGTATACCATCATAATGTCCTTGCAATACATGTTTGAAGCTCCCGCCGCTGCACTCCTATTACCCGGGGTGGATATACCAGGATCACCTGTCTTCATACCTCTTGTTTCAGGCATTATTGCCTTAATATTGCTCATGGTTGTTCATGAGTTCGGACATGGAATCCTGGCCAGAGTGGACGGAGTTAGAATTAAATCTATTGGTGTTATTCTACTTGCAATCCTGCCGGGAGCTTTCGTGGAACTTGAGGAGGAAGATGTTGAAAAGGCAAAAAGATCTGTTAAACTCCGAATATATGCTGCGGGTTCTATTTTTAACATGGCGCTGGCAGTGATTGCGCTGGTTATTGTAATGGTTATATCTTCATTTTTTATACCATATGCCTTCGAATACGAGGGTATTAAAATTACCAGTGTGACCTCTGGTGGCCCTGCAGAAGGTGTGCTTCAAGAGGGGATGATTGTCAGCAGCATTAATGGCTATCCGGTTAATACTAAGGACGAATATACTGATCTGGTATTAAACAAAACAAAACCTGGAGATAAATTGACCTATGTGACTGATCAGGGCACTTATACCATTACATCAACTGGACAGCTTAGTAATGAGTCCATCACCTATCCTGGATTTCGAAGTGAAACATATTTTGTGGTTAAACCAGAAGTTTCCCGTATCTATGGAGACATACTTCCCTGGTTCTTATATAATGTTGCGGATATTGGTCAATGGGTTTATGCATTGAATTTAATGGTGGGATTGTTCAACCTCCTACCTATAAAACCCCTGGATGGAGGAATAATATTCGAAGAACTGCTGGGATATAAACTACCAGAAAAATTCGTAACCAAAATAGTTTCAAGCGTTTCTATCGTCCTGGTTGGAATTGTGGCCTTTATAATCATATACAGCATAGTTCCAGGGATAATACAAATGGTTCCAGGGATAATACAAATGATTTAA